Below is a window of Prosthecobacter algae DNA.
ATCGGGGGCGGTGGTCTCTTCAATGCTCGTGGCTTTGATGACTGGGATGGTCTGGTCGCCATCCTTCTCATAGCTCATGATGCCGGAGATTTTCACCCAGGTCATTTCTTTGAAGTCGGGTGCCTTTTTGCCAAAGTCCACAGGCACCGAGTAGGGGCGGGCATCCGCCGCGCAGCACTGCACCAGCATGCGGAAGATGCGCAGGCGGTGGCCGTCGGCATTGTTCACCTTTTCAGGCAGCACCTGGGCGGTCGTCTCGATCGGCTGGCCCGTGATCACACGCTGCACTTCCAGGTCGCCGCCGGTGTAGTAGATCTCCGGCACCTGAAGGACAAATTCGCCTTTGCTGTTTTGCTCGATCTGCTGCTTGAGGTCTTCCAGGGTGAAGCTGCCATAGCTCTGGGCTTCCTTCGGTGGAGCTGAGGAGGCCTTAGCTACGGCTTCGGGATCATTAAATTTGTCAGGAGCGGGCAGGGGAGTGTCGGGCATCGGCACCGGCTTGGGGGCCGCACGGCTCGGTTTGGAGCCGTCCCCACGCAGGGTGAATTCATCAGCCCGTGCGGTAGAGTTGTAATTTTGGTTATACACCCCTTTATTCATCACCGCATTGGCACTGTAGCGGTCGGGTGATTTGATGGCCGCCCAGGTAATGGGGGCTGCCAGGATCAGGATGGCCACCAGCCTGCCAGTCCACCCGCTTTCTTCCAGGATGCCGTGGCCGTGATGGTCGTGCGGCGCGTGTACATGGTCGTGGCTATGATCATGGCCGCAGCCGGATTTGGCCGCATGACCGTGATCATGATCACCGCCATGGGCGTGTGCGTGGTCATGGCCGCAGCCTTCATGATGAGCCTGGTCATGTGCGTGATCGTGCCCACAGCCTTCATGATGCACGTGGCCATGGTCATGCCCGCAACCTTCATGATGCACATGCTCGTGTTTGTGGTCATGATCATGCCCGCAGCCGCTTTTGGCTTCTTTGGAGTGATCATGGCCGCAGTCCTTGTCGTGGTCGTGACCACAGCCGCCTGCCCCATGGTCGTGGCCTTCGCAGCCGGCGACTTCGGACCCCATGGTCAGCAGATTGAACAGGCCCATGATGGCCAGGCCGATGCCCGTGTACAAAACCATCGGACGGAAGATGCCGTCGCCCGGGAGGTACTCGTTCACACGGCCCGAGTAATGGAAATACAGCAGCACGGCGCTCCAGAGGAGCAGCAGAGCAATGCTGATGAGATGGGTGAAAGTGCGGGTTCCGCTCATGGGATGAGAATGGGCTGAAGGCTGAGATTACTTGGAAGGAAAAGCGGCAAACGGAGCGGTGATAAGCTCCCAGAATTTTTCAGGAAAGGCGCGGGGATCGGTGACGAAAAGCATCATCGGCCCGGAAAGCAGCGCGATGAGGATGAACGTGCCGAGCAGCATGGCGATGACCATGCGGCGTTTGAATACGGCAGCGTACATGAACATCAGCTTGATGTCCATCATTGGGCCAAAGACCAGGAAGGCCAGTTTGGCCGCCATGGAGAAGGACGCCATAGGCGCGGCGATGAAGGCATCCGACGTGCTGCATAGTGACAATACGAAGGCCAGCCCCATGATGGACGGAATGGCGGCCAGTTCATTGCCTGCCACGCTATCCAGCAGGCTCTGGTCCACCTGCGTATTGAAGACGGAGGTGATGATGACCCCGATGGTGAAGTACATCCCGGTATCCAGGAAGTCACCCATCGCGGTGCGGAAGGCGTGCACCAGACGGGCATTGAAGCTGGCCTTCGGCGCGTGCCCGTGGGCATTTTCTGCAGCGGAGTCCTCGATGTCCTGGGCGATGCTGGATTTCAGCACTTGGGCGGGTTTGAAGCGCAGGACGATGAGACCGATGGTGACGGCCACCAGGTAGCCCAGGGCCAGCCGTGAGATGGTCATGGTGGCATTGCCGATGGTGGCCCAGCCGGTCACTTTTTCGAATTCCTTGAAAGCCGTCAGCGTACTCACCGCCACGATGGGGTTCATGATCGGCGCGGACAGCATGTATGAGAGCGCACAGGAAAGCGGCAGCCCCTTTTTCACCAGCCGCCGAATCACCGGCACCACCGCGCATTCGCAGACGGGAAAGATCAGACCCAGAAAGCCTGCCATCAGGGTGGACAATACCTTGTTTTTGGGCAGTACCCGCTCCAGGAGCTTGGCGGGCAAAAAGGCATCAATCAGTCCTGAAAGCAGGGTGCCGATCATGATGTAGGGAGCACCTTCGAAAAGAATGCTCAGAAAGGCCATCAGGACATCTCCAAAGGGACTGGGTTCGGGCAAGGCAGCTAAAATCATGCAGTAGCTGCTTTAAACGTGCGTCGCTGCCCGGTTCAAGCGGTAAACCTTCACCCTGAACAATTCAGGCGCAGAAATTCGCCCTCGGCAGGTGACAGTCCTGGCAGAAAAGCTAGCCCGCTCAGTCCACTTTGCCCAGGCCCGCTTCTGGGTCGGGTTCCAGGAATCCGAGTTCCACAAAAAACTCGTCCATGGCCATGAGGGTGGCTTCATACATCTCAAAGGAGAGGTTGAAGTTAAAGAACCCGTGTCCCTGGCCTTCGAATTCGATGAGGCGGCAGAAGTTCTTTTTCTTGGAGGACTTTTTCGCGAACTCATAGGTCCCGGCAAAGGGGACCACACGGTCGGCCGTGCCATGCATGATCAGCATGGGGGGCAGACCGGGGCGGATGGCGCGGATGAGGTTGGCATCCTTGGCCACGCCTGCATCGGGGAAGCGGTCCAGGCCAAAGCCTTTTTTGGAAGTGTCCAGCACGGGATTGAACAGGGCCAGCGCATTCGGCGCGGGGCTGCTGTCCAGAATGTCCGAAGGATCATCAAAGCCGCTGAGCATCGCGGAGGAGGTGATGGCATGGGCACCGCCACTGCCGCCGATGCCGACGATCTTGCCCGGATTGATACCTAGCTCCACTGCATTGAGTCGGATCCAACGCATGGCAGACCGTGCATCCGCAATCGCTTCCAACGGACCGCCACGATTTCTGTGCGTGATGCGATAGTCAAAGGCCATCGTCATCATGCCGCGCGAGGCGAAGTAAACACAGTGCGGCGCAAACTGCGCGATCTGGCCATTGTCCCACCCGCTGCTAAAAAAGAAAGCCGCCACCGATTTTGGATAAGGCGGTGTCTTGTCTGCATTCGGTTCCCAGATGTACACAGGCAGGCTGATGTCGCCGACGGTCTTGTAGATCTCTTCGCGAGCAGATTTGAGGAGTTCCCGATTTCGGTCGAGTGGGAGTGTTCGTTGATGACCTTCGCCGGGTGATTCCATGATTGCGTGTGGCAGAAACGTGACTCTTGCAAAAATACTCGATCCGGCAACATCTTTTCCTAGCTTGGAGCCTCCATTCAGGATGTATTTGCGTGCCAAGCCTCCCTAAAATCTGCCACACTCCCCCCGTGAACACTTTTGTGCGTCTTCTCTGCCTTTTTTTAATCCTGATCTTCACGGGGCAGGCCGCTGCCCAAGATCCTGCTTTACGCTCCAAACT
It encodes the following:
- a CDS encoding permease, giving the protein MILAALPEPSPFGDVLMAFLSILFEGAPYIMIGTLLSGLIDAFLPAKLLERVLPKNKVLSTLMAGFLGLIFPVCECAVVPVIRRLVKKGLPLSCALSYMLSAPIMNPIVAVSTLTAFKEFEKVTGWATIGNATMTISRLALGYLVAVTIGLIVLRFKPAQVLKSSIAQDIEDSAAENAHGHAPKASFNARLVHAFRTAMGDFLDTGMYFTIGVIITSVFNTQVDQSLLDSVAGNELAAIPSIMGLAFVLSLCSTSDAFIAAPMASFSMAAKLAFLVFGPMMDIKLMFMYAAVFKRRMVIAMLLGTFILIALLSGPMMLFVTDPRAFPEKFWELITAPFAAFPSK
- a CDS encoding alpha/beta hydrolase is translated as MESPGEGHQRTLPLDRNRELLKSAREEIYKTVGDISLPVYIWEPNADKTPPYPKSVAAFFFSSGWDNGQIAQFAPHCVYFASRGMMTMAFDYRITHRNRGGPLEAIADARSAMRWIRLNAVELGINPGKIVGIGGSGGAHAITSSAMLSGFDDPSDILDSSPAPNALALFNPVLDTSKKGFGLDRFPDAGVAKDANLIRAIRPGLPPMLIMHGTADRVVPFAGTYEFAKKSSKKKNFCRLIEFEGQGHGFFNFNLSFEMYEATLMAMDEFFVELGFLEPDPEAGLGKVD